The Brassica napus cultivar Da-Ae chromosome C7, Da-Ae, whole genome shotgun sequence genome has a segment encoding these proteins:
- the LOC125589735 gene encoding uncharacterized protein LOC125589735: MLLLSIRFSANLLSFFHSKTQPPPVNGNLPVVPDTSTPSEAADFRISEVLRDLNIVPDHSLPPNTDVDLPRKTPERGGSYADDNLDAELDTAKGSSIQISIAADSQLPVEQREVQVEDLVAANNITEQTEHILDANKTPDLENNQSLGVSTMVVEKPLSQEFEMDEEDVPGVEKSPNPTNYVSPPKAHEEEAPEPRKSKRSRIIPAGLQDYKCDPKVKAGLCIIPDVDHRFTLMEQKVMKE, translated from the exons ATGTTGCTGTTGAGCATACGCTTTTCGGCAAATCTTCTGAGTTTCTTCCACAGCAAGACACAACCGCCCCCTGTCAACGGCAACCTTCCAGTCGTGCCTGACACTAGTACCCCATCGGAAGCTGCTGATTTTCGCATCAGCGAGGTGCTGCGTGATCTGAATATAGTACCTGACCATTCTCTCCCACCAAACACAGATGTTGATCTTCCAAGAAAAACTCCCGAGCGCGGTGGGTCTTACGCCGATGATAATCTTGATGCTGAGTTG GACACCGCGAAAGGATCGTCGATCCAGATCTCAATTGCTGCTGACTCACAGCTTCCGGTTGAGCAGAGAGAAGTACAAGTGGAGGATTTAGTAGCAGCCAACAACATTACCGAACAG ACCGAGCACATCTTAGATGCTAATAAAACGCCGGACTtg GAGAACAATCAATCACTGGGAGTTTCAACTATGGTTGTTGAGAAGCCTCTCTCCCAAGAGTTTGAGATGGATGAG GAAGATGTCCCCGGTGTGGAGAAGTCGCCCAACCCGACTAACTACGTTTCACCACCCAAGGCACATGAAGAAGAGGCACCGGAGCCGCGCAAGAGCAAAAGGTCTAGGATAATCCCTGCTGGACTTCAAGACTACAAGTGTGATCCAAAAGTCAAAGCAGGGCTATGTATTATCCCTGATGTAGACCACCGGTTTACGCTAATGGAGCAGAAGGTTATGAAGGAATG